A genomic window from Streptomyces mirabilis includes:
- a CDS encoding acetyl-CoA synthetase: MSPGDAVERRLCVRTGAVVSVTLRPRADDRRWTAVRSAAPAVVLVSGWRVDADGTGRATLRCASVRGGAAGITVTAKAPDVAGAARTAFTLRVSVVPYAKEG; encoded by the coding sequence GTGTCGCCCGGGGACGCGGTCGAACGGCGGTTGTGCGTGCGGACCGGGGCGGTGGTCTCGGTCACCCTGCGGCCGCGTGCGGACGACCGGCGCTGGACGGCCGTCCGGAGTGCGGCACCCGCAGTGGTGCTGGTCTCCGGATGGCGCGTCGACGCCGACGGGACCGGCCGTGCCACCTTGCGCTGCGCGAGCGTACGGGGCGGGGCGGCCGGGATCACGGTGACGGCGAAGGCTCCGGACGTGGCGGGCGCCGCGCGCACCGCGTTCACGCTCCGGGTGAGTGTGGTCCCGTACGCGAAGGAGGGGTGA
- a CDS encoding glycosyl hydrolase, which produces MPIPTRKRRWLTICAVTASAALVALPAGAAPGPDTGRPFGARALAQLAAGRAQSTGGITPKVTAQDSDGGNESGEIAEGADQYAEARTSPGVVAPGAYGAAWSSLNKLPSADGSWRNVTDLPYNSDDPRYRDFDSNSSGGSGNVTGRLAAMAADDGGYVYAGSAGGGVWRSRSGGGHWEPISDRLSSQSTGALALDGSGRLWLGTGEANTNADAYLGSGVYVLTDAHHGTFSARSRVGGDELESTTIHQLRFGGGKVWAATSEGVWSHSTKTLGGAWKREFAPNPAYLPGGSLAKDPSAPYKNLANDIAIDPKDPSKVVLAVGWRSGDDYNGFYTQVRGAWTRITSGLGDLPSDADNVGNVTFARSADGSRYYAIDQSPKQLNSNPDSGLEGIYVAKSGSPFGPWTKIADYKQLAADGSALTSSGYMPGVQAWYNQFLTVDPANAQHVYAGLEEVYETRDGGGTWSTVGPYWNFGFPCWSIDPAKQTGDCNATTHSDQHGVAIGSYHGRSYVYVGNDGGAYRRPLDGSQDSSGHATDWTSLNDGTIDTLQYYSVGIGKDLAHGGVSVTGGLQDNGQSILRSDDKVMGSDFGGDGGDTLTDPANGCDIAEEYVYLAVQITQNCAINDGSWVNDASKVTSYNVAPADNATSEARFIAPLAADMKNSSTWIAGGRHVWVQTHGYAIRSGSEWTSLYDLGAGRTATAVAASGGKVYAAWCGPCNNQGFARGISVGNEDGTGWHDVALPVDANVPNRYLSGFAVDPKNADHVYLEVNGFSRHWTEGPGAGVGHVFESKDGGTTWTDISANLPDVPTDSAVVTANGGLAVATDLGVVYRAPGRTTWQRVGRLPAVAVLQLKLSPDGGTLYAATHGRGIYTIKVRDCG; this is translated from the coding sequence GTGCCAATACCCACCCGCAAGAGACGATGGCTCACCATCTGTGCCGTCACCGCGTCGGCCGCGCTCGTCGCGCTGCCCGCCGGCGCCGCGCCCGGCCCGGACACGGGCCGTCCCTTCGGGGCCCGCGCGCTCGCCCAACTCGCCGCAGGCCGCGCGCAGTCGACGGGCGGCATCACCCCGAAGGTGACAGCGCAGGACTCCGACGGCGGCAACGAGTCCGGCGAGATAGCCGAGGGGGCCGACCAGTACGCCGAGGCCCGCACCTCACCGGGCGTCGTCGCGCCGGGGGCCTACGGCGCCGCCTGGAGCAGCCTGAACAAACTGCCCTCCGCCGACGGGAGTTGGCGCAACGTCACCGACCTGCCGTACAACTCGGACGACCCGCGCTACCGCGACTTCGACTCCAACTCCAGCGGCGGTTCGGGCAATGTCACCGGCCGCCTCGCGGCGATGGCCGCCGACGACGGCGGGTACGTGTACGCGGGCAGCGCGGGCGGCGGCGTATGGCGCTCCCGGTCCGGTGGCGGACACTGGGAGCCCATCAGCGACCGGCTGTCCTCGCAGTCCACCGGTGCGCTGGCCCTGGACGGGTCCGGGCGCCTGTGGCTGGGCACCGGCGAGGCGAACACCAACGCGGACGCCTACCTCGGCAGCGGGGTGTATGTGCTGACCGACGCACACCACGGCACGTTCTCCGCGCGCAGCCGGGTCGGCGGCGACGAGCTGGAGAGCACCACCATCCACCAGCTGCGCTTCGGCGGCGGAAAGGTGTGGGCGGCGACCAGCGAGGGCGTCTGGAGCCACTCCACCAAGACACTCGGCGGCGCCTGGAAGCGGGAGTTCGCCCCCAACCCCGCCTACCTCCCCGGTGGTTCACTGGCGAAGGACCCTTCCGCCCCGTACAAGAACCTCGCCAACGACATCGCGATCGACCCGAAGGACCCCTCCAAGGTGGTTCTCGCGGTCGGGTGGCGCAGCGGTGACGACTACAACGGCTTCTACACCCAGGTGCGGGGCGCCTGGACACGGATCACCAGCGGTCTGGGCGACCTGCCGTCCGACGCGGACAACGTCGGCAACGTCACCTTCGCCCGGTCCGCCGACGGCTCGCGCTACTACGCCATCGACCAGTCGCCGAAACAGCTGAACAGCAACCCCGACAGCGGCCTCGAGGGAATCTACGTCGCCAAGTCCGGCTCTCCCTTCGGCCCTTGGACGAAGATCGCCGACTACAAGCAGCTCGCCGCCGACGGCTCGGCCCTCACCTCCAGCGGCTACATGCCCGGCGTACAGGCCTGGTACAACCAGTTCCTGACCGTCGACCCGGCGAACGCGCAGCATGTGTACGCGGGTCTGGAGGAGGTCTACGAGACCAGGGACGGCGGCGGCACCTGGTCCACCGTCGGCCCGTACTGGAACTTCGGTTTCCCCTGCTGGAGCATCGACCCCGCCAAGCAGACCGGCGACTGCAACGCGACGACCCACTCCGACCAGCACGGGGTCGCCATCGGCAGCTACCACGGCAGGAGTTACGTCTACGTCGGCAACGACGGCGGAGCCTACCGCCGGCCGCTCGACGGCTCCCAGGACTCCTCCGGCCACGCCACCGACTGGACGTCCCTGAACGACGGCACGATCGACACGCTCCAGTACTACTCGGTGGGCATCGGCAAGGACCTCGCCCACGGCGGCGTCTCGGTCACCGGCGGCCTGCAGGACAACGGCCAGTCCATCCTGCGCAGCGACGACAAGGTGATGGGCTCCGACTTCGGCGGCGACGGCGGCGACACGCTCACCGACCCGGCCAACGGCTGTGACATCGCCGAGGAGTACGTCTACCTCGCCGTCCAGATCACCCAGAACTGCGCCATCAACGACGGCTCCTGGGTCAACGACGCGAGCAAGGTCACCTCGTACAACGTCGCCCCGGCCGACAACGCCACCAGCGAGGCCCGCTTCATCGCCCCGCTCGCCGCCGACATGAAGAACAGCTCGACCTGGATCGCGGGCGGCCGGCACGTGTGGGTGCAGACGCACGGCTACGCCATCCGCAGCGGCTCCGAGTGGACCAGCCTGTACGACCTCGGCGCGGGCCGCACCGCGACCGCCGTCGCCGCGTCGGGCGGCAAGGTGTACGCGGCCTGGTGCGGCCCCTGCAACAACCAGGGCTTCGCGCGCGGAATCTCCGTCGGCAACGAGGACGGCACGGGCTGGCACGACGTGGCCCTGCCGGTGGACGCGAACGTGCCCAACCGCTACCTCAGCGGCTTCGCCGTCGACCCGAAGAACGCCGACCATGTGTACCTGGAGGTCAACGGCTTCTCCCGGCACTGGACCGAGGGACCCGGCGCGGGCGTGGGCCATGTCTTCGAGTCCAAGGACGGCGGCACCACCTGGACCGACATCTCCGCGAACCTGCCCGACGTGCCGACGGACTCCGCGGTCGTCACGGCCAATGGCGGCCTCGCCGTCGCCACCGACCTCGGTGTGGTCTACCGCGCCCCGGGCCGTACGACATGGCAGCGCGTCGGCCGACTCCCCGCGGTCGCTGTGCTCCAGCTGAAGCTGAGCCCTGACGGCGGCACGCTGTACGCGGCCACGCACGGCCGCGGCATCTACACGATCAAGGTGCGCGACTGCGGCTGA
- a CDS encoding antitoxin gives MFDNLKNLKDKAEELAEAHGDTISDGLEKAGDIVDDKTDGKYTDKIETGVDKAQEYVEKLGEKEA, from the coding sequence GTGTTCGACAACCTGAAGAACCTCAAGGACAAGGCCGAGGAACTCGCCGAGGCCCACGGCGACACGATCTCCGACGGACTGGAGAAGGCCGGCGACATCGTCGACGACAAGACGGACGGCAAATACACCGACAAGATCGAGACCGGTGTGGACAAGGCGCAGGAGTACGTCGAGAAACTGGGCGAGAAGGAGGCCTGA
- a CDS encoding glycosyltransferase, whose product MLSIYEGFFSGGARIVHSDVVLGLHEGGQRHAVLSVNGEMYREETRQRMEDDVCYRSLTAAGVPVTSLGRTPGTPGGPETFTGPELAATTRAVAAADVLLSLKEQPLGLLNQAGLPRRPVLVCLHRSDPENQGAALDELRTAVADGRIAAGICCAESTRAAYAAAGIPAGLLHVIPNGVDLLRFRPDPFRRALLRTSLGIPERAPVIVFAARYATMKNVPLFLRAARAWLRRQPDGHVLMCGAGMTRANGCLREDIATAFGEDAPLADRLSLLGVRHDMETVYAAADVVSLTSASGEAAPLCLIEGMMCGAVPVATDVGDSASIVTGHGFLTPPDPEAIALAWSEAVARGAEFAPALALSRERFSRTRMIAAYAALIEQVRSRSGRVPLPEPF is encoded by the coding sequence GTGCTGTCGATCTATGAAGGATTCTTCTCGGGCGGGGCCCGGATCGTGCACAGTGATGTGGTGCTGGGGCTCCATGAGGGTGGCCAGCGCCATGCGGTGCTGAGTGTGAATGGCGAAATGTATCGGGAGGAGACCCGGCAGCGGATGGAGGACGACGTCTGCTACCGGTCGCTGACAGCGGCGGGCGTGCCGGTCACCTCGCTGGGCCGCACCCCCGGGACACCCGGCGGCCCCGAGACCTTCACCGGACCGGAGCTGGCCGCCACCACCCGGGCGGTGGCCGCCGCGGACGTCCTCCTGTCCCTCAAGGAGCAGCCGCTCGGCCTGCTCAACCAGGCCGGCCTGCCCCGGCGGCCCGTCCTGGTCTGTCTGCACCGCTCCGACCCCGAGAACCAGGGGGCGGCCCTGGACGAGCTGCGGACGGCGGTCGCCGACGGCCGGATCGCCGCCGGGATCTGTTGCGCCGAATCGACGCGCGCCGCGTACGCCGCGGCCGGGATCCCGGCCGGCCTGCTGCACGTCATCCCGAACGGCGTGGATCTGCTGCGATTCCGCCCCGACCCGTTCAGACGCGCTCTGCTGCGGACGTCGCTGGGCATCCCGGAGCGCGCGCCCGTGATCGTCTTCGCGGCACGCTACGCCACGATGAAAAACGTTCCGCTGTTCCTTCGGGCCGCCCGGGCCTGGCTGCGCCGACAGCCCGACGGTCACGTCCTGATGTGCGGCGCGGGCATGACGCGGGCCAACGGCTGCCTGCGTGAGGACATCGCCACCGCCTTCGGCGAGGACGCCCCGCTCGCCGACCGCCTCTCGCTGCTCGGCGTACGGCATGACATGGAGACCGTCTACGCGGCCGCCGACGTGGTGTCGCTGACCTCCGCCAGCGGCGAGGCGGCGCCGCTGTGCCTGATCGAGGGCATGATGTGCGGGGCCGTGCCGGTCGCCACCGATGTCGGCGACAGCGCCTCGATCGTCACCGGGCACGGCTTCCTCACCCCGCCCGACCCCGAAGCGATCGCCCTGGCCTGGTCCGAGGCGGTGGCGCGGGGCGCCGAGTTCGCACCGGCCCTGGCGCTCAGCCGCGAACGGTTCAGCCGCACCCGGATGATCGCCGCGTACGCCGCGCTCATCGAACAGGTGCGCAGCAGGTCGGGCCGGGTGCCTCTCCCGGAACCCTTCTGA
- a CDS encoding MarR family transcriptional regulator → MSATSGTNRSTEASDSGSLTVSNGMLLDTLWASMVSLYADLTTAAASHGLTYSQAKALNVLRQGPAPMRALAGTLRCDASNMTGIVDRLEARGLVYREPSPTDRRVKNVVLSEDGAAAVSSIRDGMRGTHQALDSLSDAERSTLEGLLSRLFVAGDDRTS, encoded by the coding sequence ATGTCCGCGACATCTGGAACGAACCGCTCCACCGAGGCGTCCGACAGCGGATCCCTCACCGTCTCCAACGGCATGCTTCTCGACACCCTGTGGGCGTCGATGGTCAGCCTCTACGCGGATCTCACCACTGCCGCCGCCTCGCACGGCCTCACCTACAGCCAGGCCAAGGCGCTCAACGTGCTGCGCCAGGGCCCGGCTCCGATGCGGGCCCTGGCGGGCACACTGCGCTGCGACGCCTCGAACATGACCGGGATCGTCGACCGGCTGGAGGCCCGCGGCCTCGTCTACCGCGAGCCCAGCCCCACCGACCGGCGGGTCAAGAACGTCGTCCTCTCGGAGGACGGGGCGGCCGCCGTGTCGAGCATCCGCGACGGCATGCGCGGCACCCACCAGGCCCTCGACTCCCTCAGCGACGCCGAGCGGTCCACCCTCGAAGGCCTGCTCTCGCGCCTGTTCGTCGCCGGGGACGACCGGACTTCCTGA